The Planctomycetia bacterium genome includes the window GGCGCCGAGGACGGCCGATTTTACTTCCTGGCCAATCCGCGGTCACCGCGGCGATAAGTCCGCTCCAATCTCGCGAGTGGCTACCGATGAATGCGCGCCAACTAATCTCGCCCCCGCAGCTTTACCAGTAGCCGCAGGATCTCCAAGTACAGCCAGACCAGCGTGACCAGCAGCCCGAAGGCGCCGTACCACTCCATGTACTTGGGCGCGCCGCTCTCGCAGCCCTTCTCGATGAAGTCGAAATCTAGCACGAGGTTCAACGCGGCGATCACGACGACAAACAGCGAGAAGCCGATGCCGATCCATCCGCTTTGAAAGAACGAGGAGAAGATCGTGATTCCGAAGAAGCCCATCACCATCGTCGCCAAATAAAAGATCGCGATCCCGCCGGTTGCCGCGACCACGCCCAGCTTGAAGTTCTCCGTGGCCTTAACCAACCGAGTGGCATAGGCGGTCAGCATTGCCGCTAATGTACCGAATGTCAGTGCGATCGCAGGCACGACAACGCCGGGGTACATGTTCTCGAACAAGGCGGAAACGCCTCCCAAGAAGAATCCTTGGGCCACCGCGTACAAGGGTGACGTATAGGGAGAGATCGCCGGCTTGAAGATCGTGATCATCGCCAAGACCAGGCCCCCGATCGCGCCACCGATCATGA containing:
- a CDS encoding Bax inhibitor-1/YccA family protein; translated protein: MRTSNPALSDAVFNIHDASASASMTLQGTVIKTGILLSLLVIAAGFTWGQTMTAINTAPTAEAVEGASQLAAAPPIVYKFMIGGAIGGLVLAMITIFKPAISPYTSPLYAVAQGFFLGGVSALFENMYPGVVVPAIALTFGTLAAMLTAYATRLVKATENFKLGVVAATGGIAIFYLATMVMGFFGITIFSSFFQSGWIGIGFSLFVVVIAALNLVLDFDFIEKGCESGAPKYMEWYGAFGLLVTLVWLYLEILRLLVKLRGRD